A stretch of Brassica napus cultivar Da-Ae chromosome C6, Da-Ae, whole genome shotgun sequence DNA encodes these proteins:
- the LOC106403758 gene encoding uncharacterized protein LOC106403758: protein MLQDVERIRYTFGVTSGEFLGYIVTQRGIEANTKQISAIPDLPSPKTSREVQRLTGRIAALNRFISRSTDKCLPFYELLRGNKRFIWDEKCEEAFKQLKEYLTTPPVLSKPETGDTLSLYIAVSSTAVSSVLIREDRGEQKPIFYTSKRMADPEIRYPTLEKMALAVVTSARKLRPYFQSHTIEVLTNQPLRTVMQNTNQSGRLSKWAIELSEHDIVFKNRTAAKSQVLADFLIELAPELEQDLILPSQNWILHVDGSSTNKGSGAGVQLQSPTGELIRQSFSFGFAASNNEAEYESLIAGLRLAKAVKAKRLSAYCDSQLVTSQFSGDYDARNERMDAYLKIVQTLAKDFEFFELTKVPRGENVCADALAALGSRLRDQVKRTIPIHKIDKPSIDLTPIETAIVAPITEATPANQVLEEVSNDTNDWRTEFIDYLVDGKLPPEKWIARRLKTRSAHYVILDGELHRWTATKVLLKCINGEETHLVMAETHEGTAGNHSGGRALALKVKSLGFYWPAMNADCEAYAQRCDQCQRHASTIHSPTQLLRTMTAPYPFMRWGMDIIGPMSSSRQKRFVLVMTDYFRKWIEAEVFTSITEKEVQRFVWKNIICRHGLPYEIVTDNGSQFISNKF from the coding sequence ATGCTTCAAGACGTTGAACGAATACGATATACTTTCGGCGTCACCTCAGGAGAGTTTTTAGGGTACATCGTCACCCAGCGAGGAATCGAGGCAAATACTAAACAGATCTCTGCCATACCTGATCTTCCCAGCCCAAAAACCAGTAGAGAAGTCCAGCGACTTACAGGAAGGATCGCGGCCCTGAACCGTTTCATTTCCAGATCCACGGACAAATGCCTTCCTTTCTACGAGTTGTTACGAGGAAACAAACGCTTCATCTGGGACGAAAAGTGCGAAGAGGCGTTCAAACAACTCAAGGAGTATCTTACAACTCCTCCCGTAttatccaaacccgaaactGGCGATACACTCTCACTTTATATCGCCGTATCCTCAACCGCGGTCAGCAGCGTCCTCATCCGAGAGGATCGAGGAGAACAGAAACCTATCTTCTACACGAGCAAGCGCATGGCTGATCCAGAGATTCGATACCCCACCCTTGAGAAGATGGCTCTCGCCGTTGTAACATCGGCGAGAAAACTGCGTCCCTACTTCCAGTCGCACACAATCGAAGTATTGACAAATCAACCATTGCGAACGGTAATGCAGAATACAAATCAATCCGGACGGTTATCGAAGTGGGCTATCGAACTCAGTGAGCACGACATTGTCTTCAAGAATCGAACAGCTGCGAAATCTCAAGTCCTCGCAGACTTTCTCATCGAGCTCGCACCAGAGCTCGAGCAAGATCTAATCCTCCCGAGTCAAAATTGGATACTCCACGTCGACGGGTCGTCGACAAACAAAGGATCAGGAGCAGGAGTGCAGCTGCAATCCCCGACAGGAGAACTGATCAGACAGTCGTTCAGCTTCGGCTTCGCCGCTTCAAACAATGAAGCAGAGTACGAGTCGTTGATCGCAGGACTAAGACTCGCCAAGGCAGTCAAGGCAAAACGCCTCAGCGCATACTGCGACTCGCAACTCGTAACTAGTCAGTTTAGTGGTGACTACGACGCCCGCAACGAACGAATGGACGCATACCTTAAGATCGTTCAAACACTTGCCAAAGATTTCGAATTCTTTGAACTCACTAAAGTCCCCAGAGGAGAGAACGTATGCGCTGATGCTCTCGCTGCATTAGGTAGCAGGTTGCGCGATCAGGTGAAACGTACCATCCCTATCCACAAGATCGACAAACCAAGCATCGACCTGACTCCCATCGAGACCGCCATCGTAGCACCAATAACCGAAGCCACACCCGCGAACCAAGTCCTCGAAGAGGTGTCAAACGACACCAACGACTGGAGAACAGAATTTATCGACTATCTGGTCGATGGAAAGCTACCTCCCGAGAAATGGATTGCACGACGACTCAAGACGCGGAGTGCCCACTATGTCATCCTCGACGGAGAACTCCACCGATGGACCGCAACCAAGGTACTTCTGAAGTGCATCAATGGCGAAGAGACGCATTTAGTCATGGCTGAAACGCACGAAGGTACTGCAGGAAATCATTCTGGAGGTCGAGCACTTGCTTTAAAAGTAAAGAGTCTCGGTTTCTACTGGCCAGCGATGAATGCAGACTGCGAAGCTTACGCCCAGCGATGTGATCAGTGCCAGCGACATGCCTCAACGATCCACTCCCCGACACAGTTGCTACGAACGATGACAGCTCCATACCCTttcatgcgatggggaatggacataATCGGCCCGATGTCGAGTTCTCGACAGAAACGCTTCGTCCTGGTCATGACAGATTACTTCAGGAAGTGGATTGAGGCGGAAGTGTTCACAAGCATTACAGAAAAAGAGGTCCAACGATTTGTgtggaagaacatcatctgtCGCCACGGCTTACCTTACGAGATAGTGACTGACAACGGCTCCCAATTCATATCGAACAAATTTTGA
- the LOC125588756 gene encoding glycine-rich protein 2-like, which produces MCCRILCCCFCRKKKKPRDVKKGKKEKKDGGLVVVKPTKPKKRRNEPVDVSGCADLCCCFGGDGGGGDGGGGDGGGGDGGGGGGCGGGGGGCGGGGGGG; this is translated from the coding sequence ATGTGTTGTCGAATATTATGTTGTTGCTTCTGCCGCAAGAAGAAAAAGCCAAGAGATGTGAAAAAgggcaaaaaagaaaagaaagatggaGGACTTGTTGTTGTGAAGCCGACTAAGCCTAAGAAACGTCGCAATGAACCAGTAGATGTAAGTGGATGCGCAGACCTATGCTGCTGCTTTGGCGGAGATGGCGGAGGTGGAGATGGAGGAGGTGGAGACGGCGGcggtggagatggtggaggtggtggtggatgTGGAGGCGGCGGTGGAGGTTGCGGAGGTGGAGGTGGAGGCGGTTAA